One genomic segment of Arachis duranensis cultivar V14167 chromosome 4, aradu.V14167.gnm2.J7QH, whole genome shotgun sequence includes these proteins:
- the LOC107482452 gene encoding calcium permeable stress-gated cation channel 1: MTTLGDIGVAAAINIGSAFLFFLAFAILRLQPFNDRVYFPKWYLKGLRTDPVHGGVFVRKFVNLDWRAYLGFLNWMPEALRMPEPELIDHAGLDSVVYLRIYLLGLKIFVPIAFLAWIVLVPVNWTSTGLEGAKNITSSNIDKLSVSNVHSRSERFWGHIVMAYAFTFWVCYILLKEYEKVASMRLEFLATEKRRPDQFTVLVRNIPPDPDESVSELVEHFFMVNHPGHYLTHQVIYDANTLAKLVKKKKKLQNWLVYYRNKLERTSERPEMKTGFLGLWGKKVDAIDYHTTEIDKLSEEIASERKKVTDDPKSVMPAAFVSFKTRWGAAVCAQTQQTRNPTLWLTEWAPEPRDVYWRNLPIPYFSLSVRRLIMAVAFFFLTFFFMIPIAFVQALASIEGIERIAPWLKPLVSVPFIKSFIQGFLPGIVLKLFLIFLPTILMIMSKFEGFGSISSLERRSASRYYLFNFVNIFLGNVLTGSAFQQLKSFVHQPANQYPITIGTAIPLKATFFITYIMVDGWASIAAEVLMLKPLIFYHLKNFFLVKTEKDREEAMDPGSIGFNTGEPRIQLYFLLGLVYAAVTPAVLPFIIIFFGLAYVVFRHQIINVYNQEYESGAQFWPDVHGRIVIALTVSQIVLMGLLTTKKAASSTPFLIVLPILTIWFYRYCKGRFEPAFVKFPLQEAMMKDTLEKATEPHLNLKGYLHNAYIHPVFKDSMDDEDDDDDTFSNNWETESMTVRTKRHSQRHTPLPSRISGTSSPPQSPFAGDGIQNEP; encoded by the exons atgactACACTTGGAGATATTGGGGTTGCAGCTGCCATAAACATTGGCAgtgcatttcttttctttttggcttTTGCTATTTTGAGGCTTCAACCTTTCAATGACCGTGTATACTTCCCAAAATGGTATCTGAAGGGTTTGAGAACAGACCCTGTACATGGAGGGGTATTTGTGCGCAAGTTTGTCAACCTTGATTGGAGAGCATATCTTGGATTTTTGAATTGGATGCCAGAAGCACTTAGAATGCCAGAACCTGAGCTTATTGACCATGCTGGATTGGACTCCGTTGTTTACTTGCGAATATACCTGTTAGG gCTTAAGATATTTGTTCCCATAGCATTCCTAGCTTGGATTGTTCTGGTTCCTGTCAATTGGACAAGTACTGGTCTAGAAGGAGCTAAGAACATAACTTCCAGTAACATTGATAAACTCTCTGTTTCAAATGTCCACAGTCGATCCGAAAG GTTTTGGGGACACATAGTAATGGCTTATGCATTTACCTTTTGGGTCTGCTATATATTGCTAAAGGAATATGAGAAAGTTGCATCAATGAGGCTGGAATTCCTCGCAACAGAGAAACGTCGTCCTGATCAATTCAca GTTCTTGTTAGAAATATTCCACCAGATCCTGATGAATCTGTAAGTGAGCTTGTCGAGCACTTTTTTATGGTGAATCATCCGGGTCACTATCTTACACACCAG GTTATATATGATGCAAACACACTTGCAAAGTTggtcaagaagaagaagaaactgcAGAACTGGCTTGTCTATTATCGAAATAAACTTGAAAGAACTTCTGAAAGACCCGAAATGAAG ACTGGTTTCCTTGGTCTTTGGGGGAAGAAAGTGGATGCCATTGATTATCATACCACTGAAATTGACAAGTTGTCAGAAGAA ATAGCTTCAGAGAGGAAAAAAGTCACAGATGATCCAAAATCTGTCATGCCTGCGGCATTTgtttcatttaaaacacgatGGGGTGCCGCTGTATGTGCTCAAACTCAACAAACTAGAAACCCAACACTCTGGTTGACTGAATGGGCTCCAGAGCCACGAGATGTATATTGGCGAAACCTGCCAATTCCATACTTTTCCCTCTCTGTCAGGAGGTTAATCATGGCTGTTGCTTTcttcttcctcactttctttttCATGATCCCAATAGCATTTGTTCAAGCACTTGCAAGTATTGAGGGAATCGAAAGGATTGCACCATGGTTGAAGCCACTTGTTTCTGT CCCTTTCATTAAGTCATTCATTCAAGGTTTTCTACCTGGGATCGTGTTGAAGCTTTTCTTAATCTTTCTTCCCACAATACTGATGATCATGTCCAAATTTGAAGGCTTTGGATCTATATCATCTCTTGAAAGGAGATCAGCTTCTAGATATTATCTGTTCAATTTTGTGAATATATTTCTTGGGAACGTACTCACTGGATCCGCATTTCAACAGCTGAAGTCTTTCGTTCACCAACCAGCCAATCA ATATCCTATAACAATTGGCACTGCGATTCCTTTAAAAGCAACTTTCTTTATAACTTATATCATGGTTGATGGATGGGCTAGTATAGCTGCAGAGGTTTTGATGTTGAAGCCACTTATTTTTTATCACTTGAAGAACTTCTTCTTGGTTAAAACCGAGAAGGACAGGGAAGAGGCCATGGATCCTGGAAGTATCGGTTTCAACACGGGAGAGCCCCGAATACAATTGTACTTTCTGTTGGGGCTAGTATATGCTGCAGTTACACCTGCTGTACTTCCCTTCATAATCATTTTCTTTGGACTTGCCTATGTAGTTTTCCGTCATCAG ATCATCAATGTTTATAATCAGGAGTATGAGAGTGGTGCACAATTCTGGCCTGATGTCCATGGCCGTATTGTGATTGcattgacagtgtcacagatagTTCTGATGGGACTCCTCACAACAAAAAAGGCTGCTTCGTCGACGCCTTTTCTCATTGTGCTTCCAATACTGACCATATGGTTTTATCGGTACTGCAAAGGCCGTTTCGAACCTGCATTTGTTAAGTTTCCATTACAG GAAGCAATGATGAAAGATACATTAGAAAAAGCAACAGAACCTCACCTGAACCTGAAAGGCTATCTACATAATGCTTACATACACCCAGTTTTTAAGGACAGCATGGACGACGAGGATGACGATGACGATACGTTTAGCAACAACTGGGAAACTGAGAGTATGACAGTGCGCACAAAGCGGCACTCACAAAGGCACACGCCGTTGCCGAGTAGAATCAGCGGCACATCGTCTCCGCCTCAATCCCCGTTTGCCGGTGATGGCATCCAAAATGAACCCTGA